The Deinococcus hopiensis KR-140 sequence GGCCAGAACGGTGGGCACCACCAGCAGGTCGTCGCACCAGCCCAGCAGCGGAATGGCGTCGGGCAGCAGGTCCACTGGGCTGATGGCGTAGGCGAGGGCCAGCAGCGCCATCAACCGGGCACGGGCGGGAACGCGCCGGTCTCCCAGAGACAGCAGCAAGGTCAGCCCGCCCTGCCAGAACAGCCGCACGTTCCGAATCACGTGTCTGTATACGGGGAGAGGAGCGGCTCGGTTCCATCTGCTAGACTCATGGGCGGTCCGGGGCGCAAGGCGCGCCTGGCCCTGGAGGGAACCAGCGAAAGCAGCTCCCCACGTGGGAGTGGGCGTGTACCGCGAGGACACGCGAGAGACAGAAGCGGCCACATCACTGAAAACACGCCCCCACAGGGGCGGTGTGATGATTTGACCCGTTCTGGTGCCTCTCCACCCGGTTCGGGGCGTTGGCGTTTGGTTCCCGTCCCCGACCTGTGCTAGGCTTTTTCACTGGTGACTCGCCACCGCCCACAGCGGCCGGGGCGAGCAAGAAGAATCCGCGCCCCGAGCAGCGTTTTCGGGCCGTGCGGCAGGAGGACATGGGATGTTTGCAATTATTCAGACGGGCGGCAAGCAGTACCGCGTGCAGGAAGGCGACGTGGTGCGCGTGGAAAACCTGGAGGGCGAGGCGGGCCAGAG is a genomic window containing:
- a CDS encoding YkvA family protein, encoding MIRNVRLFWQGGLTLLLSLGDRRVPARARLMALLALAYAISPVDLLPDAIPLLGWCDDLLVVPTVLALTARGLPAPVPAEARARSLSLQRRMPWLLPTVVLGLAGTGLLAWGLMRRLTG